tctctcctcttttataCCATATCAAAGAGCTACCTCTCATGGAGAAAGACAGTGAgcgtattaaaaaaaaacagcccaagcacaagaaagattttttttctgcatcacAGTTGCAGATTTAAGAATCCAAAAGTATGGTTAATGGTGTAAAGTGATGCTGGAGACAGTTTCCATGGCTCAGTGAGTAGCCTGCATTTCTGCCACTGTGGCTACTCTTCCTCCTCAGAGACAGACTCTGGCACAGCGAggcctttgttgttgtttttaaacctcTCCCTTCTTTGCCCAGTGGTTCGTTCGAAGGCCAAATGCCAGGGCttaagaagagaaaaacaacctttCCTGATCCCATGTCTGCTAAATTGTTCCTGTTCTGCACAGAGGATTATGCCTGTGATTGTCAGGGGAGATTGTGTGCGCTTATGTGTGTGGTTCAGGTTTTTGTTcatgcaaatgcaaatgaattTGACTGAGCTCTCTCTAGTGGTAGCGAGGCAGTATTGCTCGGCAGCTCCGCTCCTGCTGTGTGCTCTGCTCTCATATCAGTGAGGCTGCTGGCTCAGCACTTCAACACACAGCTGGAAAATCCCACTTCCTCTCCATAAGCTGTCTCCTGCACTCTCTCTATCCTGTGCAGTGAAATACATGTGGGCTctcacataaaacaacatagaTGTTAGGGAAGATGGGGGAGGTTTGGTGGTGAGAGGAGATGGATGGAGATCAAGGAGAGTGAGTTTGGGGGAAACTGTGCAGTGATGTCAAAAACATTACGTGGAAATTTGCTGACACGTGCTTCACTGAAAGTCATGTAGAGTCTACAAACTACACAAAGCTGCTGCAGCTACAGTGACggaaacagacaaaataattaCGCCTGCCACAGTTTGAAGCACTTGGTTAGCAACCGCTAGAACACCGCGTTTCAAAGCATTCAAGTCATTCAATATAAATTAAACCTATCCATATAACTGAAAAAGGTGCACTTCCAAAATACTTGGTagtttattgtttcattttgtttaatgcTTTACCACTAGAGGAGACAATGTgataaaacagcatgtttttctttcatcatcCTCTACCAGAGGCCTGGGAGCCTGAGGATTCTGCACAGTATCTTAAATGTTCCTAGGACTGCACTCTTGTGGTCGAAGATCTTAGATGTTGTTCCTGGAATCTGTTGGAGCCACTCTCCCAGTTTGGGGGTTACAGCGCCCAGTTCTCCTTTCACCACAGTTGCCTTTACTCCCCATATCTTCTCTAACTCTTTGGTGTTTCTCAAGTTTCTCATGTTCCTTCTAGGATCATGTTCCAAAGGATCTTAGCCTTCCATCTTGACCATGAGACCACCAGCCCATACTCGGTGCAGATGTTCCTGTAACACTATTCCAGCCACTTGGTTGTGGTGTTCCATGTACTTAGCCGGCAGCTTACACCCTGCTGCAATGTCCTGCATCTTTACACAGCCTACACTGCCTGGTGTGATAGACCTCAGCCTCTCCTGATCTGTTGCATAATGATTAGCGTCTGCCTTCTCCAGCCGTTGTGTGATTGTCCGATATAATACATGCATGAAAAGAAAATTATCGCTATTgatgaaaaaacatttactgcacAATGGGTTGGTTgtttactacattttaaatcaataaaatgacagTTTGACAGAGTGACCTCACTGTGTCTCCTTAGGCAGatgatggagcagcagcagcaacagcagatgCAGGCACACATGGAGCGGGAGCGACGGTCCTCTAACTCAGGTTCTTATATAATACTACATGTTTTACTGACTCAAAGTGCCCATTGAATCCAAATActcatgtgtacatgtacaaaCAGTACATGAAGTTTTCTACATCTTTCTCCTCAGGTTCTCCTTTCCAAGGCCATGCTGCTGTGCTCTCTGTGGCCCCACCAGTAGCACCTCCCCCAATGAACATGTGTGGCCCGCCTCCCCCAATGAACATGTGTGGCCCGCCTCCTCCGATGAACATGTGTGGCCCGCCTCCCCCAATGAACATGGGTggcccacctcctcctccaccaccaccaggaCCTCCTCCACCTTCAGCAGGTGCATCCCAACCTCCACCGGGGGACGAGTCCTCCTCAGCAACGGGACTTGCTGCTATGATTGCTGGAGCCAAACTGCGCCGCGTTCAAAGAGTGAGATTATGAAACTGCTCTGAACCATTCTGAATAAAAGaggcttctttctttcttttttaccaaaCATGGCTGATACAGTATATTTGAAAAGTTTACTTTGTTTACATATTGGAAAGCAACAATATCCCCTATTCTATCCTCTacactcctctcctctgcacttGTCTCCTCACCTTTGTTCTCACTTCGTCTCCACAGCCGGAGGACAGCTCTTCAGGCACCAAAAACGAAGCCAACCGAACAAGTGGAGGGAGCGGGGGACTGATGGAGGAGATGAACGCTCTGTTGGCACGAAGGTCAGAGCAAATAACTGCAAATGAAACTGCAAATCCATTTTTATTGATATCCTGCAGCCATGTTATTACAAAATAACTGCTCATTTAAGTCTTCGATCTATGTGTGGGTTAGGATTCATTAGCTAATCCATTGACAGACGTGAAATACCGTGCTCTAATTTGAGGCTGCGTCTTCTTTCCCCAGAAGAAAAGCAGCTTCAGAGAAGCCTGAAGACAGCcaaaatgtgagtgaatggaaaATAGTGATGGTTTGCAATAAGGTTAATGTTCGCCGTGAGATTTACTGCAGTCATTAGCGTTGGTGATAATGTAGTGGTAATTAGATGAGCATGATGATCACTGCCATTTTGCTTGTATCTTAATTAGACTGATTTGCACAGTGATTCAAAATGTGGAAGTATAGAATTTCCGTGACAGAACTGTACTGTTTTAAACAGgttatattaataaaataaaagtaccaTGCCACATATGAGTGTCCAAGTTGatcataataatcatttctGTGACTGTAGTGTAGTGATGCTCATTGATTGCTGtgtctttctttaggacgatccaAATTCTCCATCACCCAGTACCCGGGGTGGACAAAACGCCACAGGTGGGGGAAACTAAACACATGAAACTATTATAACCACCATGCAAAGTGGTTTGAATCATATGATGTAGGGGATTCTGGAGTCCAACAGCCATCCAttaattcatcttctaccactttatcctacacatgagggtcgcaggggttGCTGGTGTCAATCGTAGTTGATATAGTCCATCCCaggcacacatggggagaacatgcaaactccatgcaggaaggcccAGGTCTTCTTACTGCAAGACAAAAACATGGACAGACACATGGAATACCTGTTACATGCTTAACAAACTATATGTACAATAAATGTGACAAGTCCcatatttcatgtatttcagccaaaaacaaaatcagaaataatATCCATCTCaatgtataaattatatatGTGGTCTCCATCTTTTTCCACATCACCACTGTGTACGTGTGCCTAACAACTGTGTGTCTCCTTTGATTTTAAGATGGTGCAAAAAAGCCGTGGGACCGAGCAAACTCTGCAGACAGATCAATGGTTTCTCGGTGAGACCTGGAAGCAGCGCAGCTTGTTAGATGTGTCAAgtataacaacagcagcaaatctgacagtgtttttttgtaattatgcAGGGTACGGCCTGTGGGGAGTGGTAGTGACACAGACTCGTTAGACCTCGACAGAATGAAACAGGTAAAATTGACTTACCTGACAAAACTCTGCATAAGGCTTAGGCTTTTTTAATATTCATCTTATTTATTCTATGTAAACATTTGCTGTCCAAATATCGGGGTGgggaaaacatgtgttttttctgcTATATTTTTGCAGTAAAtagaaatctgtttttgtttgttcttcacCAGGAAATCTTGGAAGAGGTGTTTCGTGAATTGCACAAAGTGAAGGATGAAATCATTGATGGTATGTTTAAATTTGCCTGGGAACACTAAAGAGGTGccatcaatcaattaatcaacatCTTCTTATTCACACTAGTGGATTTTTAATTAGAAATCTATCCAGTAGTTTGGAGTTTGGGGGTTATGTGGAGTTGTGACCACAAGGTTGCACTAGAATCCCTGAAAATGGAATATTCCATTAAAACCTCAACATCAATAACTTAGTTTATTTATAGTGCAGGTGAATTATATTGTTAACTGATTAAGTGAAAATAAACTAAGATATTTGTCATATAAGAAGAAAattaggaaaaacaaatgtttaaagatAACTGATTGGTAATGCAGCTTAAGAGATTgtctaaatacatttttttaaacgaACTGAAATAGTTTCTGTAACATTCCTGATTAATGTCATCATTATGAACTAGCAAATATTAAATTAGTATTAATAGGcaacacatacagtgtgttaCACACATTATCATATGTTAATCTGTTATTATCTTTATGTGAGCAGTTACAAATCTACAGTCTACATCACAATTTTCCAATtatgttttttggttgtttacATGTTACACCGTTGGTAGAAGCTATACAGTTGACCTGACTTTGTTCTTATGCTCTCTGTCTTTGCAGCCATTAGACATGAACTCAGTCGAATTAGCACGACATAATCTTTCAGAGCCACTTTTCCCCGACATCAACCACTTTGTTGAACCATTGCCCGTACAACAGCTGCTGTGgccctgaggaggaggaggaggaggagaagtcaGGAGCCACAGTGGCCCTAACTGTGACATCCATTCACCCTGATCAGCTGTGGTGTTGGAGCAACGCAGCATTGTTGATCTAACACCTCAGacatgtatgtttatgtttgtattgGAGACAGATGTGAATGGGGCACTCTCGCACTGATTACTCTGAtttcttgacattttctgtctgtctgttggcCTAGTTCACCCCTCTGTCCTCAGCCCAAAGGAAAATTTATATGACTTTATTtgctttggggttttttctccccccactgttttttttaattattattattactatcaatTCCATTCTTGTTACTGTCATTTTTATGATTGTAAATGTATTGTTAATATGAGTATATGAGTAGTAGTAGTGTAGAGAGAGCAATGGTAACAATGAGGAAATGATAATGAGAATATGATAGTAATGGTGATCATTATTACACATCATTTTATGTCAGTCTTATTTTAGATTGGTTTGTTTAAGATACACCTATGAGCACATCAAAATTGTTTATCATCATTAGAccttaaacattaaaacaaaaacaaaaaagtttttatcCTTTTTGCCAGCACAGTTATGTGTGGAACcatggcagaaaaaaaacaggcatgGACCTGACACCAATGGTGGAATAAACCTCTTTGGATATTGCAATggtatgaaaaaagaaaagaaaaaaaaaatacaccagaGTATTTGTGATCATGttgttaataaaatgtttattggCTGCAAGGATATGGTGAAGTATTGTTCATTTTATTCTATCCTTTTATGACAAAAGTGCTTCCtggtttgaaaaaaagaagaagaaacgcactgagtttaaaatgaattcaaataaaactgtgaACAATGTCTTGGATAAATGAGGCCATATGTGATTTCTTCTGTTTGTTCCGGTGCTATTTTAATGACTGTCTGAATgctatttacttttttaacacagaaatctgttttttaaatgtgtgtgcgaCAGAATTAACAGTGAGTGTGTCACAGAGAAGTGTGAAACATCTGCAGTGTGTCTGTGGGACCTTATTGTGCTGTGTTGCACACAGTGTAGGCAGCTATTTCTGCTTTGTAAGACTAAATACATGCAATCGATACCCACtgaaatattatataacatACTCTGTTACTGTATTACAAGTTAATTTAGTACATTTCTATGTACTATTTCACTTATATATACtcatatacagtgcttaacaaatgtattagtcataaaaatgagaaaagtacgtttgaaaattaaaattaccaataataactatattttagcattaaaaatatcatttcggCTAGatagcttctacatactggtgtgttaaccattacagaaacataaaaaaaagatttttaataataataaataaattataataaattatataattaccaatgctgttaatgaagggcagctgtggcataaaccttacattagagggtggtctaataaatgtgttaagcactatatatatatataagtatttgTCATATCAGTAGTAGGGCTACACAATAtatcaaaaatgtattattgtcaCAAATAAAAAGGCATAGTTTACATACCAcaaaacatatatacaaactgcaaagtttgttttgtttggccaTAAAGGTACgtatgtgtctttttgttttatttaattcatcaATCATTTTCTCCTATTGCACACATTACTTATATTCCCACTCATACACCAACTACTTGAAAGAAATTGCCTTTACAGTTATAATGCAAGACAGTGCAGTTGAATTTAAATTATTATGTTACATAGCTACTTGCTTTCAGATTTATGTCAAAACATCCAGGTGGTCAGGCATGTTTGTTTTAGAAGCAGAAAATGTTTATGGGGCAGTATTTCTCAtctttttcaataaaaacaatgttgttgGAAttgaaataatacttttttttagagTTTACATAGATTAGTATTTGCTGTCAAAAAGTCACCACCGTGTATCCATCACGCAGGTCATATCGTCATCACACTAATCAACACAGGTTATACATGTTTTCCTAATATAGCTTTATTTACAGATGTGACCAAACATGTGAGGTGTGTTCCCTGATGCAGCTTCTTGTGGTAAAGTGTCATTTTACTTAAAACTATCTTGCACATATTCAGCTAAATTGTCCATCACTACCATCCAGTGGAAGGAGCTGGTGAACACATTGACGTTTTTTAACTTTAgatttatttgagttttttttaatatgcaatgtgttaaaaatcacacaccattataaatatttataataacaataaaagaacACCAGtctttcataataataattatacataaataaattactTTTGGACATGACGAAAAAAGACGTCTAATCATATCGAGTGaaaattatgtattttatttaaaaaaaaataaaactgatctAAAACATTTAGATCAGTTTATGATTGTATATAATGAGTGGGTTTATGAACTGAACCTTGCGCATATGCAGACTCTTAACAGTCGGGTTCACCAAAGTCTCGCGATGCTTGTGTATGAAAGACCATAGTGGCGACGAGAAGTGGCGTAGGCCGAAGAGTTGTTATCGAAGAAGAGGGAGTAGAGACGGGAGCaggaacagagcagagcagggggTGTGTGAGTCTGTTTGTGGTTTCCAAAACAGGGGCACAAAACGGCGTGAATGAAAGAGGCAAGCTGGCGGACTACAATATGGCATCCGGAGATACTCTGTACATCCAGACAGACGGCTCGGAGATGCCGGCCGAGATCGTGGAGCTCCACGAGATAGAAGTGGAAACGATACCGGTGGAGACCATTGAGACCACGGTGGTCGGCGgggatgacgacgacgacgaggatgatgaggacgacgaggacgacgacgacgacgacgacgggCAACCCATGATCGCACTGCAGCCGCTGGTGACGGACGACCCCAGCTCgatccaccaccaccaccatcatcaccaccatcaccaggAGGTGATCTTGGTCCAGACCCGAGAGGAGGTGGTTGGCGGGGATGACTCGGACCTGCACACGGACGGCGGCGGGTTTGAGGACCAGATCCTCATCCCGGTACCGGCCCCGGGAGTGGAGGACGAATACATCGAGCAGACTTTGGTGACTGTGGCTGGGAAAAGCTCGGTGGGTCGGATGAAACGGGGAGGCGGCGGCAGCGGTGGCAAGAAAGCGGGTAAAAAGAGCTACCTAAGCGGCGCGGAAGCAGGCGGAAGAAAATGGGAACAGAAGCAGGTGCAAATAAAGACACTGGAGGGGGAATTTTCTGTCACGATGTGGGCATCGGGTAAGTAACGCTAGCCCAGCCGCGGCTGCCTGTCAGTTGGGTTGTTAGTCGTTGTATGAGGCCTCATTGCCAGGGCGTTGTCCTGCTGCACCAGACTAGTTCCTGGAGTGCTCCGTCGCATCGACGCGAAAAGCGACAAAATAATGCACGTTTTCGATGCAGAACCTGACAGTTTCACGTcgatatgtttttgttttgaagggAGGCCATGTTTTAGGTGTTGCTGGGCGCCGCCATATTCCCCGAGTCTAGTAAGTATGGCGGCGGCCCCGAAAAAATGGCGATAGTCGCGGCCAGGCAGAGATGGCGGCGGTGCTTTGGTGGAGAGACAGTAGTTAACTGTAGGCCGCAATGCTGTGGCGCACttacacacacaactacagctACTGGAGCCTAGAAGTAGTATATGGTGTTTGTCAAAATTTAACATGTGGGGAATTATGAACAATATTCCGAGTAGCTACTTATTAATTTAGCAGTTAGCTTAGTCTGCTCGGTGGTAGTTAACCGAGCAGCTGTGCGTCCGCTGTccgtgcagtgtgtgtgtacgtgctcGCTCTAACGTATAAACCGCCTGAGATACAAACgagtgtttctttaaaaaggGATTGATAGTCACATAAGAGCGACAGTTTATGATTCACTTTAATCCAGTGCCTCATAACAAAAGCAGGTTAGTCCCCACCTGTAATAAAGTAGGTGTTCATTATGTGTTTACTTGGACAGCTGTAATCTGCAGCGAgtttgctgccctctgctggttgaTATAGAGTAAGTCTTGATAAATGCACATGTGACTTTAATAACGTTTTGTTAGTCTATTCACTTTATACGTCGgttttgctcctgagtgaaagttgaagaaaccattTAACTGTGGTTTTAAACAACACTTGTTAAACAGAGGAAACATTTAATACAAATTTAGCTGAAACAGCTGtagcaaatactgtatatgtgagtgTTTGCTCACTGCATAACATGATGTTGATGTATTGAATTATATGTACTATATAAGTCTAATAAGGTAAGTTGGATAGTCCTGGTAATAAATactaaacatgcattttaacaCCCATCAATATTGACGATACAAATACATATAAGTCCTTATGGGCTTATCCTTACATAGATATTTTGATGTTATAGCGAGGTGATGTGAAATGAAACTTGGCTGAAACAATATTGACAATATCAATATTGTTTGGCTTTATAGGAAGGCACGACGTGCATTGTTAATATAATTTAGTCAGAAATAACAATTttagaaaattattattaactcATCTTTAGTTTTCACTGCAAATTACATATGGTACCAGTCAAATGTTGTGGATATTGtcattatttgtaatattatgagtAGTAGGTGTGGATAAACATTAGTCAATACCTTTGCTGTTGATGTGTAGAAATAGCTCATATTATTGTATCACTATATTTCATACTACATCAGTAATGCGACCTCTCCTTTAAGCTGAGCAGAGTCAGATGTTTTCAGCCCCTCAGACCTGTAGTTAAGGAATCACCAGTTTGTTATCGGTTCAGTCTCTGTAATGTTTTCCTAGATGACAATAAAGACATTGACCATGAGTCAGTGGTGGAGGAGCAGATTATTGGGGAGAACTCGCCTCCGGACTACTCCGAGTACATGACGGGGAAAAAGTTACCCCCTGGCGGCATTCCAGGAATTGACCTATCGGACCCCAAACAGCTGGCTGAATTTGCCAGGTGAGTGTCAAAACACAAACCTTGAGTACATGCTTTTCAATGAGATGAT
The sequence above is drawn from the Solea senegalensis isolate Sse05_10M linkage group LG17, IFAPA_SoseM_1, whole genome shotgun sequence genome and encodes:
- the evlb gene encoding enah/Vasp-like b isoform X3, which codes for MSEQSICQARASVMVYDDTSKKWVPIKPGQQGFSRINIYHNTANNTFRVVGVKLQDQQVVINYSIVKGLKYNQATPTFHQWRDARQVYGLNFASKEEATTFSNAMLFALNVLSAQDGGPAVQRQVQNGPTSDEIDAQRARQMMEQQQQQQMQAHMERERRSSNSGSPFQGHAAVLSVAPPVAPPPMNMCGPPPPMNMCGPPPPMNMCGPPPPMNMGGPPPPPPPPGPPPPSAGASQPPPGDESSSATGLAAMIAGAKLRRVQRPEDSSSGTKNEANRTSGGSGGLMEEMNALLARRRKAASEKPEDSQNDDPNSPSPSTRGGQNATDGAKKPWDRANSADRSMVSRVRPVGSGSDTDSLDLDRMKQEILEEVFRELHKVKDEIIDAIRHELSRISTT
- the yy1b gene encoding transcriptional repressor protein YY1b isoform X2, coding for MASGDTLYIQTDGSEMPAEIVELHEIEVETIPVETIETTVVGGDDDDDEDDEDDEDDDDDDDGQPMIALQPLVTDDPSSIHHHHHHHHHHQEVILVQTREEVVGGDDSDLHTDGGGFEDQILIPVPAPGVEDEYIEQTLVTVAGKSSVGRMKRGGGGSGGKKAGKKSYLSGAEAGGRKWEQKQVQIKTLEGEFSVTMWASDIDHESVVEEQIIGENSPPDYSEYMTGKKLPPGGIPGIDLSDPKQLAEFARMKPRKVKEDDAPRTIACPHKGCTKMFRDNSAMRKHLHTHGPRVHVCAECGKAFVESSKLKRHQLVHTGEKPFQCTFEGCGKRFSLDFNLRTHVRIHTGDRPYVCPFDGCNKKFAQSTNLKSHILTHAKAKNNQ
- the evlb gene encoding enah/Vasp-like b isoform X2, giving the protein MDINLQSHRFYFPHIYCAEPGAQPQLTEFKVSEQSICQARASVMVYDDTSKKWVPIKPGQQGFSRINIYHNTANNTFRVVGVKLQDQQVVINYSIVKGLKYNQATPTFHQWRDARQVYGLNFASKEEATTFSNAMLFALNVLSAQDGGPAVQRQVQNGPTSDEIDAQRARQMMEQQQQQQMQAHMERERRSSNSGSPFQGHAAVLSVAPPVAPPPMNMCGPPPPMNMCGPPPPMNMCGPPPPMNMGGPPPPPPPPGPPPPSAGASQPPPGDESSSATGLAAMIAGAKLRRVQRPEDSSSGTKNEANRTSGGSGGLMEEMNALLARRKAASEKPEDSQNDDPNSPSPSTRGGQNATDGAKKPWDRANSADRSMVSRVRPVGSGSDTDSLDLDRMKQEILEEVFRELHKVKDEIIDAIRHELSRISTT
- the yy1b gene encoding transcriptional repressor protein YY1b isoform X1 → MASGDTLYIQTDGSEMPAEIVELHEIEVETIPVETIETTVVGGDDDDDEDDEDDEDDDDDDDGQPMIALQPLVTDDPSSIHHHHHHHHHHQEVILVQTREEVVGGDDSDLHTDGGGFEDQILIPVPAPGVEDEYIEQTLVTVAGKSSVGRMKRGGGGSGGKKAGKKSYLSGAEAGGRKWEQKQVQIKTLEGEFSVTMWASDDNKDIDHESVVEEQIIGENSPPDYSEYMTGKKLPPGGIPGIDLSDPKQLAEFARMKPRKVKEDDAPRTIACPHKGCTKMFRDNSAMRKHLHTHGPRVHVCAECGKAFVESSKLKRHQLVHTGEKPFQCTFEGCGKRFSLDFNLRTHVRIHTGDRPYVCPFDGCNKKFAQSTNLKSHILTHAKAKNNQ
- the evlb gene encoding enah/Vasp-like b isoform X1, encoding MDINLQSHRFYFPHIYCAEPGAQPQLTEFKVSEQSICQARASVMVYDDTSKKWVPIKPGQQGFSRINIYHNTANNTFRVVGVKLQDQQVVINYSIVKGLKYNQATPTFHQWRDARQVYGLNFASKEEATTFSNAMLFALNVLSAQDGGPAVQRQVQNGPTSDEIDAQRARQMMEQQQQQQMQAHMERERRSSNSGSPFQGHAAVLSVAPPVAPPPMNMCGPPPPMNMCGPPPPMNMCGPPPPMNMGGPPPPPPPPGPPPPSAGASQPPPGDESSSATGLAAMIAGAKLRRVQRPEDSSSGTKNEANRTSGGSGGLMEEMNALLARRRKAASEKPEDSQNDDPNSPSPSTRGGQNATDGAKKPWDRANSADRSMVSRVRPVGSGSDTDSLDLDRMKQEILEEVFRELHKVKDEIIDAIRHELSRISTT